From the genome of Pelobacter propionicus DSM 2379, one region includes:
- a CDS encoding HU family DNA-binding protein produces MTKAELVARMAESGDITKAAAEKALGGFIEAVTEAIKAGEKVTLTGFGTFSAVTRAARIGRNPATGQELQIAAKTSAKFSPGKELKDLGQK; encoded by the coding sequence ATGACAAAAGCAGAGCTTGTAGCAAGAATGGCAGAGAGCGGCGACATCACCAAAGCCGCGGCGGAAAAAGCTCTTGGTGGCTTCATTGAAGCGGTGACAGAAGCGATCAAGGCCGGCGAAAAAGTGACGCTTACCGGTTTCGGCACCTTCAGCGCAGTTACACGGGCTGCCAGGATCGGCCGCAACCCTGCCACAGGTCAGGAACTGCAGATTGCGGCAAAGACATCCGCCAAATTCAGCCCGGGCAAGGAACTGAAAGACCTGGGCCAGAAATAA
- the hemL gene encoding glutamate-1-semialdehyde 2,1-aminomutase yields MKQDRSSALFQQARQSIPGGVNSPVRAFKSVGSDPLFIQSASGCTITDVDGNTFIDYVGSWGPMIVGHCHPQVVEAVRQAAGSGASFGAPTEREITLANMVIDAVPSIEMVRMVSSGTEATMSAIRLARGYTGRDNIIKFSGCYHGHADSLLVRAGSGAATFGIPDSPGVPADFAKHTLTAEFNSLDSVRQLVADNPESIACIIVEPVAGNMGTVPPRDGFLEGLRQICSNEGIVLIFDEVMTGFRVAYGGAQERYGVTPDMTTLGKIIGGGLPVGAFGGRREIMEMLSPSGSVYQAGTLSGNPLAMSAGIATLSLLKQPGFYESLEEKSRHLAEGITDAARLAGYPIQTTRVGSMFCAFFSGQEVYDWAGASGCDTAAFAAYFKAMLNEGIYLAPSQFETAFVSAAHTDADIEATIRAAARCFKLIS; encoded by the coding sequence ATGAAACAGGACCGTTCCAGCGCACTCTTCCAGCAGGCCAGGCAATCCATTCCCGGCGGCGTCAACAGCCCGGTCAGAGCCTTCAAATCAGTCGGCTCAGACCCGCTCTTCATACAATCTGCATCCGGTTGCACTATCACCGATGTGGACGGCAATACATTCATCGACTACGTCGGTTCCTGGGGGCCGATGATAGTTGGACACTGCCATCCGCAGGTCGTCGAGGCCGTCAGGCAGGCAGCCGGGAGTGGCGCCAGTTTCGGCGCCCCCACGGAGCGCGAGATAACCCTGGCAAACATGGTGATTGACGCCGTTCCCTCCATCGAAATGGTCCGCATGGTCAGTTCCGGCACGGAAGCCACCATGAGCGCCATCCGCCTGGCCCGCGGATATACCGGTCGCGACAACATCATCAAATTCTCCGGCTGCTACCACGGCCATGCAGACTCTCTGCTGGTCAGGGCCGGCTCCGGGGCAGCGACGTTCGGCATTCCCGACTCTCCCGGTGTTCCGGCCGATTTTGCCAAACACACCCTGACGGCCGAATTCAACTCACTCGACTCGGTCAGGCAACTGGTAGCGGACAACCCCGAAAGCATCGCCTGCATCATCGTCGAACCGGTGGCCGGCAACATGGGCACCGTCCCTCCCCGGGACGGTTTCCTGGAGGGACTGCGTCAGATCTGCAGCAACGAGGGAATCGTGTTGATCTTCGACGAGGTCATGACCGGTTTCCGCGTGGCCTATGGCGGGGCACAGGAACGCTACGGCGTCACTCCCGACATGACCACACTGGGCAAGATCATCGGCGGCGGACTCCCGGTGGGCGCTTTCGGGGGCAGGCGAGAGATCATGGAAATGCTTTCCCCCTCGGGAAGCGTCTATCAGGCAGGCACCCTGTCAGGCAACCCCCTGGCCATGAGCGCCGGGATCGCCACCCTCTCACTCCTGAAACAGCCCGGTTTCTACGAGAGCCTGGAAGAGAAGAGCCGCCATCTGGCAGAAGGCATCACCGATGCCGCTCGACTGGCGGGATACCCCATCCAGACGACCAGAGTGGGAAGCATGTTCTGCGCTTTTTTCTCGGGCCAGGAAGTCTACGACTGGGCCGGAGCCTCAGGCTGCGACACCGCTGCTTTTGCGGCATATTTCAAGGCCATGCTCAACGAGGGGATCTATCTGGCGCCATCCCAGTTCGAGACCGCCTTCGTCTCTGCTGCCCACACTGACGCCGATATCGAGGCAACCATCCGCGCTGCCGCCAGATGCTTCAAACTGATTTCGTGA
- the ruvA gene encoding Holliday junction branch migration protein RuvA — protein sequence MIALLTGQIAQKSPDHIILDVNGVGYRVQIPFSTYYDLPEEGTVSLHIHTSVREDAIQLYGFRTSLEKSFFQLLLSVSGVGPRLARDILSNIQPAQLAQALGQGDIRMLSAVPGIGKKTAERLVLELKEKVGKLDLSSVVVPEPRQMPEDDLLEDVVSALLNLGYKEPQVRKVLAGLNPGSDASLEGVLKQALKSLMR from the coding sequence ATGATTGCTCTTTTGACCGGTCAGATCGCGCAAAAGTCTCCTGATCATATCATCCTCGATGTGAACGGCGTCGGCTATCGGGTGCAGATACCGTTTTCAACCTATTATGACCTTCCCGAAGAAGGAACGGTCAGTCTGCACATACACACCAGCGTGCGCGAGGATGCCATCCAGTTGTACGGTTTCCGCACCAGCCTGGAGAAGTCGTTCTTCCAGCTGCTGCTTTCCGTATCCGGAGTCGGTCCCCGTCTGGCACGGGATATCCTCTCCAATATCCAACCAGCTCAGCTGGCCCAGGCTCTTGGGCAGGGCGATATCCGCATGCTTTCTGCCGTACCAGGCATCGGCAAAAAGACCGCTGAACGCCTGGTTCTGGAGCTGAAGGAAAAGGTGGGCAAGCTGGATCTGTCATCCGTGGTGGTGCCCGAGCCGCGGCAGATGCCGGAGGATGATCTGCTTGAGGATGTGGTCTCGGCGCTTCTTAACCTGGGCTATAAGGAGCCTCAGGTACGCAAGGTGCTGGCTGGTTTGAACCCCGGGTCGGATGCCTCGCTGGAGGGGGTGCTCAAGCAGGCGCTGAAATCCCTGATGAGATAG
- a CDS encoding RNA polymerase sigma factor produces MTWGTMGHDTTVSTGSTDSIGMGNVEHEISDESIIKAVRAGDDTAFAQLVGRHKRRVFRLAARFARDSDEQEDICQTVFLKVYEHLPSFRNDAPFEHWLTRITVRCCHDALRGRRHEKITLRLDDQVYDIRDNAEKARHEARQARNFLRFALSRLTADERLVITLLELEEFSVREIATATGWSESNVKVRAHRARQALKRIVEEHDDQQA; encoded by the coding sequence ATGACATGGGGAACTATGGGGCACGACACCACGGTCAGCACAGGCAGCACAGATAGCATCGGTATGGGGAACGTGGAGCACGAGATATCCGACGAAAGCATAATCAAGGCCGTACGCGCCGGAGATGACACGGCTTTTGCCCAACTGGTCGGCAGGCACAAGCGGCGGGTCTTCAGACTCGCCGCACGCTTTGCCAGAGACAGCGACGAGCAGGAGGACATCTGCCAAACTGTGTTCCTCAAGGTTTACGAACACCTGCCATCCTTCCGAAATGACGCCCCTTTCGAGCACTGGTTGACCCGGATTACCGTGCGCTGTTGCCACGACGCACTTCGCGGCAGACGGCATGAAAAAATCACCCTGCGCCTGGATGACCAGGTATATGATATTCGCGACAATGCCGAAAAGGCCCGCCATGAGGCGCGCCAGGCTCGCAACTTTCTCCGCTTCGCCCTTTCTCGACTTACGGCGGATGAACGACTCGTAATCACCCTACTGGAGTTGGAGGAATTTTCCGTACGGGAGATAGCAACGGCCACCGGTTGGAGCGAATCAAACGTTAAGGTAAGGGCGCACCGCGCTCGGCAGGCATTGAAACGGATAGTGGAGGAGCATGATGACCAGCAGGCTTGA
- a CDS encoding STAS domain-containing protein → MNFKTETNGKRRVIFVREERLDAHNSDELKTEMNRLFAEGSNELIVDLKEVRFIDSSGLGVLVSGFKNASARQGSLKLSGLQTQVRSMFELTRLHRVFDIFQTTDEALESY, encoded by the coding sequence ATGAACTTTAAGACAGAAACGAACGGAAAGCGTAGGGTTATTTTTGTGCGCGAGGAGCGGCTCGACGCTCATAATTCCGATGAATTGAAGACTGAGATGAACAGGCTTTTCGCGGAAGGCTCAAATGAATTGATTGTAGATCTGAAAGAGGTTCGTTTCATCGATAGCTCAGGCCTTGGCGTGCTAGTGTCCGGATTCAAGAATGCTTCCGCACGCCAGGGATCGCTCAAGCTCAGTGGGCTCCAGACGCAGGTAAGATCGATGTTCGAGTTGACTCGCCTGCACCGTGTTTTTGACATATTTCAAACCACGGACGAAGCGCTGGAGAGCTACTAG
- a CDS encoding Spy/CpxP family protein refolding chaperone — protein MKRITKTIAAIAAVVTTIGLAPLSASAFGGACPPPTGRNYNKMGMELGLSDKQKQDIREICTKSRAQNEPLIRQIATERRALRTLIHADSVDEAAIRAQSGKVAAIMANLAVQHAQTGHQVRALLTPEQAQKFKEIQAKRDSRMDDMGNYGARHHGQHRQHR, from the coding sequence ATGAAAAGAATTACAAAAACCATCGCAGCCATAGCCGCAGTCGTCACGACCATCGGCCTGGCCCCCCTCTCCGCATCAGCTTTCGGAGGAGCATGTCCTCCCCCCACGGGACGGAACTACAACAAGATGGGGATGGAACTGGGTCTCTCCGACAAACAGAAACAGGATATCCGGGAGATCTGCACCAAGAGTCGCGCACAAAATGAACCGCTGATCAGACAGATAGCCACGGAGAGGCGCGCACTGAGGACATTGATACACGCCGACAGCGTCGATGAGGCCGCCATCCGCGCCCAATCCGGCAAAGTGGCAGCTATAATGGCCAACTTGGCGGTACAGCATGCCCAGACAGGTCACCAGGTTCGCGCTCTCCTGACACCGGAGCAAGCACAGAAGTTCAAGGAGATTCAGGCAAAACGCGACAGCAGGATGGATGACATGGGGAACTATGGGGCACGACACCACGGTCAGCACAGGCAGCACAGATAG
- a CDS encoding FadR/GntR family transcriptional regulator gives MKFKPIKPKKVSLQIAEQIRNSILAGDFVPGDKLPPERELAEMFGVSRPSVREALNILSAAGMVMSYHGGGTVVLSLVDTAVGNFLSELIRVQQERALDVIEVRKGMESWTVYYAALRALPEDIQRLEEIVMGMERNLDTGKPSEDLDANFHVVIARATHNIVWLHLMQSLFDAMKEFQQSVWRAVYLTREDHHLLYTHHSRIFEAIRHRDAEAARDAMIEHLTFAEQRSTAYVARAAAETEK, from the coding sequence ATGAAATTCAAGCCCATAAAGCCAAAGAAGGTATCTCTTCAGATTGCCGAGCAGATACGGAATTCCATTCTGGCCGGTGATTTCGTTCCCGGCGACAAGCTTCCCCCTGAACGAGAACTTGCCGAGATGTTCGGTGTTTCCCGCCCCTCGGTGCGTGAGGCGCTCAATATCCTCTCAGCCGCCGGAATGGTCATGTCCTACCACGGTGGCGGGACGGTGGTGCTGTCGCTGGTGGATACGGCGGTCGGCAACTTCCTCTCCGAACTGATCCGGGTCCAGCAGGAGCGGGCGCTGGATGTTATCGAGGTGCGCAAAGGGATGGAGTCGTGGACCGTGTACTATGCGGCCCTGCGTGCCCTCCCCGAGGATATCCAGCGCCTGGAGGAGATTGTCATGGGAATGGAGCGCAATTTGGATACGGGGAAGCCGTCCGAGGATCTCGATGCCAACTTCCACGTGGTCATTGCCCGCGCCACCCACAACATCGTCTGGCTGCACCTGATGCAGAGCCTTTTCGATGCCATGAAGGAATTTCAGCAGAGCGTCTGGCGCGCCGTCTACCTCACGCGTGAAGACCACCACCTGCTTTACACCCATCACAGCCGAATCTTCGAGGCGATTCGCCACAGGGATGCGGAGGCTGCCCGTGATGCGATGATTGAGCACCTTACCTTTGCCGAACAGCGCAGCACAGCCTATGTGGCCCGTGCGGCGGCGGAGACTGAGAAATAG
- a CDS encoding ATP-binding protein, with amino-acid sequence MKNQIEIKIRVPNQTRYLRLIGNLGENMAREISGLSDDRDAFAYNINVVLTEAMSNAIKHANAANPDKDVTIRITVSDTELAVRVYDNGLGFDPNSVPIPGLNTDCLSETGRGLFIIRSLMDSVVYRKADGGNVLEMRKSLKIKGGSTAGR; translated from the coding sequence ATGAAGAACCAAATTGAAATTAAGATCAGGGTTCCCAACCAGACCCGCTATTTGCGTTTAATCGGAAATCTCGGAGAAAACATGGCCCGGGAAATTAGCGGACTATCCGATGACAGAGATGCGTTTGCCTACAATATCAACGTAGTACTGACCGAGGCCATGTCAAACGCAATAAAACACGCAAACGCTGCCAATCCGGATAAGGATGTGACAATACGCATCACTGTCAGCGACACGGAACTGGCCGTACGGGTGTACGACAACGGCCTGGGATTTGATCCAAACTCGGTTCCTATCCCGGGACTCAACACTGATTGCCTCAGCGAAACCGGCCGTGGGTTGTTCATCATCAGATCACTGATGGATTCCGTGGTGTACAGAAAAGCTGATGGTGGAAATGTTCTGGAAATGAGGAAGTCATTGAAGATCAAGGGGGGATCGACAGCAGGCAGGTGA
- a CDS encoding AtpZ/AtpI family protein: MKPDRQNLFHSLAMISGMGISVVLAIAIGVWFGLTLDRWLGTKPWFFYIFLFFGIAAGFRNIQVIAGREIRRDDNGSR; this comes from the coding sequence ATGAAACCTGACAGGCAAAACCTCTTTCACAGCCTAGCCATGATTTCCGGCATGGGTATATCGGTGGTCCTGGCGATTGCCATCGGCGTCTGGTTCGGCCTGACCCTTGACCGCTGGCTGGGCACCAAGCCCTGGTTCTTTTATATCTTCCTCTTTTTCGGCATCGCGGCCGGTTTCAGGAACATCCAGGTCATCGCGGGCAGGGAGATTCGCAGGGATGATAACGGCAGCAGGTGA
- a CDS encoding YebC/PmpR family DNA-binding transcriptional regulator yields MSGHNKWSTIKHKKGAADAKRGKVFTKLIKEISVAAKLGGGDPAANPRLRTAVDKAKAENMPKDNIERAIKKGAGGMEGVTYEEIVYEGYGPGGAAVLVEVMTDNRNRSVSEIRSIFTKANGNMGEAGCVAWMFSKKGLITFDKGLDFEQLFEAAIEAGAEDVSEEDEQFEVTTDPSSFIEVREALVAKGFSFANAEVTMIPQTMVALEGKQAESMLKLMDKLEDNDDVQNVYSNFDISADEMEKMM; encoded by the coding sequence ATGTCAGGTCATAATAAATGGAGCACGATCAAGCACAAGAAGGGTGCTGCCGACGCCAAGCGCGGCAAGGTTTTTACTAAGCTCATCAAGGAAATTTCCGTTGCGGCAAAGCTGGGGGGCGGTGACCCGGCGGCCAACCCGCGTCTTCGCACGGCGGTTGACAAGGCCAAGGCCGAGAACATGCCCAAGGACAACATCGAGCGCGCCATCAAGAAGGGCGCCGGCGGTATGGAAGGCGTTACCTACGAGGAGATCGTCTACGAGGGGTACGGTCCCGGCGGCGCCGCCGTGCTGGTGGAGGTCATGACCGACAATCGCAACCGCTCCGTTTCCGAGATTCGCAGTATCTTTACCAAGGCCAACGGCAACATGGGCGAGGCGGGGTGCGTCGCCTGGATGTTCAGCAAGAAGGGACTGATCACCTTCGACAAGGGGCTTGATTTTGAACAGCTCTTCGAGGCAGCCATTGAGGCTGGCGCCGAGGACGTGAGTGAAGAGGATGAACAGTTCGAGGTGACCACCGATCCGTCCAGCTTCATTGAGGTGCGCGAGGCGCTGGTGGCCAAGGGATTCTCCTTTGCCAATGCAGAGGTAACCATGATCCCCCAGACCATGGTAGCCCTGGAAGGGAAGCAGGCCGAGAGTATGCTCAAGCTGATGGACAAACTGGAGGACAACGACGACGTTCAGAACGTGTACTCCAATTTCGACATCTCGGCCGATGAGATGGAAAAGATGATGTAG
- a CDS encoding ATP synthase subunit I — protein sequence MITAAGEDISCGTPVRWSMALLLALSLSGVVLFSPSTGLSVLAGGILGIVHFLWLRSTLRAMLDVLPANPGRYAALRFVARMAVLGAILYLLLVSGSFSPLGLLAGLVITLITMVAFSFRAALRPGA from the coding sequence ATGATAACGGCAGCAGGTGAGGACATTTCCTGCGGCACCCCTGTCAGGTGGAGTATGGCGCTGCTACTGGCCCTCTCCCTTTCCGGGGTGGTGCTCTTCTCCCCCAGCACCGGACTGAGCGTTCTTGCCGGCGGCATCCTTGGCATTGTTCATTTCCTCTGGCTGCGCAGCACACTCAGGGCAATGCTGGACGTACTCCCCGCCAATCCGGGGCGCTACGCAGCACTTCGTTTCGTGGCACGCATGGCGGTTCTGGGAGCGATCCTGTACCTGCTGTTGGTGTCAGGGTCCTTTTCACCACTCGGTCTGCTGGCAGGGCTTGTCATCACTCTTATCACCATGGTTGCGTTCTCATTCCGTGCTGCACTGCGTCCGGGAGCTTAG
- the ruvC gene encoding crossover junction endodeoxyribonuclease RuvC codes for MRVLGIDPGSRITGYGIVEQAGSRLIHVDNGAIFTDSALDFPGRLKSIFDGLTTVIAEYEPDEVAVENVFLSNNAQSALKLGQARGAAIVAAVHAGLPVAEYTALQVKQAVVGRGKAAKEQVQKMLTALLSLPEVAQADASDALAVAVCHLHSHHLVRTSASAVPHRATSWRNFKP; via the coding sequence ATGAGAGTTCTCGGTATCGATCCAGGATCGCGCATTACGGGGTATGGCATTGTGGAACAGGCGGGAAGTCGCCTTATCCATGTGGATAACGGTGCCATCTTCACCGACAGCGCCTTGGATTTTCCCGGACGCTTGAAGTCCATCTTCGATGGTTTGACCACGGTGATCGCCGAGTATGAACCGGATGAGGTCGCGGTCGAAAACGTTTTTCTGTCGAACAACGCCCAGAGCGCCCTGAAGCTGGGCCAGGCACGTGGGGCGGCCATTGTGGCTGCCGTCCACGCCGGCCTGCCGGTGGCCGAATATACGGCGCTGCAGGTGAAGCAGGCCGTGGTCGGGCGCGGCAAGGCCGCGAAGGAGCAGGTGCAGAAGATGCTCACTGCGCTTCTGTCCCTTCCCGAAGTCGCCCAAGCCGATGCCTCCGACGCCCTGGCAGTAGCCGTCTGTCATTTGCACTCCCACCACCTTGTCCGCACATCCGCTTCCGCGGTGCCGCATCGCGCGACATCATGGAGGAACTTCAAACCATGA
- the panE gene encoding 2-dehydropantoate 2-reductase, translating to MRILVVGAGAVGGYFGGRLAEAGCDVTFLVRERRAAQLSRTGLAIRSSFGDALLRPNLTKAEEIKEQYDLVLLSCKAYDLESAMDSFAAAVGPRTVILPVLNGMRHLECLDARFGADKVLGGLCQIVATLDASGTILHMNDSHLIVFGERDGTRSERVETISALMAAAVFGSRASETILQDMWEKWVFLATLAGITCLMRASLGDIAAAGGAEISQALFRECCLIAEHNGHGPGPKFTKRIEGMLQATDSSMTASMLRDIERGGPIEVDQVIVDLLRRAPEGMGPTALLRIVQVHLRAYETRRLRGQATA from the coding sequence ATGAGGATACTGGTTGTTGGCGCAGGAGCAGTGGGGGGATACTTCGGTGGCAGACTGGCCGAGGCGGGATGTGACGTCACATTTCTGGTCAGGGAGCGACGCGCGGCCCAACTGTCCCGAACCGGGCTGGCCATCAGGAGCAGCTTCGGTGACGCGCTTCTCCGTCCGAATCTCACGAAAGCCGAAGAGATCAAGGAGCAGTATGATCTCGTCCTGTTGAGCTGCAAGGCATATGACCTGGAGTCGGCCATGGATTCATTCGCCGCCGCAGTGGGACCGCGGACCGTCATCCTGCCGGTATTGAATGGCATGCGCCATCTGGAGTGTCTGGATGCACGCTTCGGTGCGGATAAGGTCCTCGGCGGGCTCTGCCAGATCGTTGCCACCCTTGATGCAAGCGGCACCATTCTGCACATGAACGATTCCCACCTGATCGTGTTCGGAGAACGCGACGGGACCAGATCGGAACGGGTGGAAACCATCTCCGCCCTGATGGCAGCCGCTGTTTTCGGGTCAAGGGCCAGCGAAACCATACTGCAAGACATGTGGGAGAAATGGGTATTCCTGGCCACCCTGGCCGGTATCACCTGCCTGATGCGCGCCTCCCTGGGCGACATTGCCGCTGCTGGCGGTGCCGAAATCTCACAGGCCCTCTTCCGGGAGTGCTGCCTGATCGCCGAACACAACGGCCACGGGCCCGGCCCCAAATTCACAAAACGGATTGAGGGGATGCTGCAAGCCACGGATTCTTCCATGACGGCATCAATGCTGCGCGACATCGAACGGGGTGGACCGATCGAAGTCGATCAGGTCATCGTCGACCTGCTGCGGCGCGCACCGGAAGGCATGGGACCGACAGCCCTGTTGCGCATCGTTCAGGTGCATCTCAGGGCCTACGAAACCAGGAGGTTACGCGGCCAAGCGACTGCCTGA